A region from the Aphis gossypii isolate Hap1 chromosome 1, ASM2018417v2, whole genome shotgun sequence genome encodes:
- the LOC114132878 gene encoding ubiquinone biosynthesis protein COQ9, mitochondrial, with product MFCRVLSKSGTLARANNFRSSFRPNVGGGLTSRPCSGSGNPDGSGNPNGSGQSTTDGNIANNGNNGDGDSYEKDIKTKILQSSLPHVPRHGWSRDTVAAGAEELGYPDTVHGLFRDPGAELALYFYSASNDSLSRLLRDGTLPSPSAESKAELNAFLTNAIKTRLLMLEPYLNQWPQAIALLSKPSNAPHALSNLMTLVNDVCYYAGDRSIDTRWYTRRIGLATIYKSSELHLLQDRSQGYDDTWNFVKRAVEECVKLDTMLESNAQLAKDVVTASVSTAKNILGLSWNR from the exons ATGTTTTGCAGAGTTCTTTCGAAATCag GCACTCTTGCCAGGGCGAATAATTTTCGCTCGTCGTTTCGTCCGAACGTCGGCGGAGGGTTGACTTCGAGACCGTGCAGCGGCAGCGGAAACCCCGACGGCAGCGGTAACCCCAACGGCAGCGGACAATCTACGACGGATGGAAACATTGCAAACAATGGAAACAATGGTGACGGCGATAGTTACGAAAAGGATATCAAAACAAAGATACTTCAATCCTCTCTACCACACGTTCCCCGACACGGATGGTCCAGAGATACTGTGGCCGCag GCGCCGAAGAACTTGGTTATCCGGACACGGTGCACGGCCTCTTCCGGGACCCCGGGGCCGAGTTGGCGCTGTACTTTTACTCGGCCAGCAACGATTCACTCTCCCGACTCCTGAGAGACGGCACTTTGCCGTCCCCCAGTGCAGAAAG CAAAGCCGAGCTGAACGCGTTCCTGACCAACGCCATCAAGACCAGACTGTTGATGCTCGAACCGTACCTGAATCAGTGGCCGCAAGCGATCGCCTTGCTCTCCAAACCTTCCAACGCGCCGCACGCTCTGTCCAACCTGATGACTTTGGTCAACGACGTCTGTTACTACGCCGGCGACCGGTCCATAGAC ACACGATGGTACACACGGCGTATAGGCTTGGCCACCATTTACAAGTCCAGTGAACTGCATTTGTTGCAAGACAGATCACAAGGATACGACGACACGTGGAATTTTGTGAAAAGAGCAGTCGAGGAATGCGTGAAACTAGACACAATGCTAGAGAGTAACGCTCAGCTCGCTAAAGACGTCGTCACAGCATCAGTGTCTACG gCCAAGAACATTCTGGGACTTTCGTGGAACAGATAA
- the LOC126548823 gene encoding uncharacterized protein LOC126548823, whose translation MDAITEYDIFLSSMENFNINVASKILSKTSFNLNAGDVIEQLGKGLTEDNFKKRPDYFNFCEEQLFKMANNEEYQELIFDFLDIIEMHDSKLSSSVLIAVTVLENTENPNLTSLEYLLISTSNILNEMDITNLKENLLNIVRLLLKLKKHFQREQSILYYFTRFAFLVLRANIDPIEYLNLLSNIIYDPFHLLEIEFDEKKEELCMASFFYLYFKTEMQWGPKIYNQFYILYKCCNLAMSVFNDDNFGKSFTELILTKFKNNEIPLHLLNEHHECFILEAAHSSMFTEDYDVRKISLELLMIFLDKLSTDAQYVVLRHAFLKPLESAIKDQLIVKMKNLIILKLKSNHVLGCFQGIRLLELVQLCCNIPDKPGFCIENNVEQILGAISLLFFLLINKNEKLNMGKELSNHTKQFVNKIQNTINQALEQHTLEQQVLDGKIVIEETDMLVNDLDYSKLTKNEKRDILAQIYNNITLVQERLNMLKNCIKD comes from the coding sequence atggaCGCCATTACAGAATATGATATCTTTCTGTCAAGCATGGAGAATTTCAACATTAATGTtgcatcaaaaatattgtctaaaactagctttaatttaaatgctgGTGATGTAATAGAACAACTTGGAAAGGGATTAACTgaagacaattttaaaaaaaggccTGATTACTTCAACTTTTGTGAAgaacagttatttaaaatggcAAATAATGAAGAATatcaagaattaatttttgactttttagaTATAATTGAAATGCATGATTCTAAATTATCATCATCTGTATTAATAGCGGTTACTGTTTTAGAGAATACTGAAAATCCAAATCTAACATCCTTAGAATATTTGTTGATTAGtacttctaatattttaaatgaaatggaCATCACAAATTTAAAGGAAAATTTGCTAAACATAGTAcgacttttattaaaattaaagaaacatTTTCAACGTgaacaatcaatattatattattttactagatTTGCTTTCTTAGTGTTACGTGCTAACATAGATCCAATTGAGTATCTAAACTTATtgtcaaacataatttatgatcCTTTTCATTTACTTGAGATTGAATTTGATGAAAAGAAAGAAGAATTATGTATGGCTTCATTCTTTTatctgtattttaaaactgaaatgCAATGGGGACCCAAAATCTATAACCAATTTTACATcttatataaatgttgtaatttaGCCATGTCTGTGTTTAACGACGACAATTTTGGAAAATCTTTtactgaattaattttaacaaaatttaaaaataatgaaattccaTTACATTTGTTGAATGAACATcatgaatgttttatattagaaGCTGCACATAGTTCAATGTTTACTGAAGATTATGATGTTAGAAAAATATCACTCGAGTTATTGATGATATTCTTGGATAAGTTAAGCACTGATGCTCAGTATGTAGTTCTTAggcatgcatttttaaaaccattggAGTCTGCTATCAAAGACCAATTGATTGTTAAGATGaaaaacctaataatattaaaattaaaatccaatCATGTCCTTGGATGTTTTCAAGGAATAAGACTTTTAGAACTTGTACaattatgttgtaatattCCTGATAAACCTGGATTCTGTATTGAAAACAACGTAGAACAAATTTTGGGCGCTATatcacttttgttttttttattaatcaataagaATGAAAAGTTAAATATGGGCAAAGAACTTTCAAACCATACTAAACAATTTGTGAACAAAATCCAAAATACCATCAATCAAGCACTTGAACAGCACACATTAGAACAACAAGTTTTAGATGGTAAAATTGTCATTGAAGAAACCGATATGCTAGTAAATGATTTAGACTATTCAAAATTAACCAAAAATGAAAAGAGAGATATTTTAGcacagatttataataatattacattagtgCAGGAAAGGTTAAATATGTTGAAAAACTGCATCAAAGACTAA
- the LOC114132879 gene encoding uncharacterized protein C20orf85-like isoform X1, translating to MSNSELQHKESKQTNNNNSSNNNKNNNVKPQQQQQQERRKNKKIDKVQCDGRLKIIINRENELRARWPERWGFYSKNNVERMWSENAVNLGLPENFIDLRRQKLRKQDIIQPLIEAVPSPMCVPITSSGFVGWRSAQKICNLEMFGRAIDYNRLDTRMLKSDDEPDQKQQRFIILG from the exons ATGTCTAACTCTGAGCTGCAGCACAAAGAATCGAAACAgactaataataacaacagcagtaataataataaaaataataatgttaaaccacagcagcagcaacagcaagAAAGGAGAAAGAATAAAAAGATAGATAAGGTGCAATGTGACGGAAGATT gaaaattataataaacagagAAAATGAATTGAGAGCCAGATGGCCAGAACGATGGGGGttttattcgaaaaataaCGTGGAAAGA ATGTGGAGCGAAAATGCTGTCAATTTGGGACTACCAGAAAACTTTATTGATCTCAGAAGACAGAAACTACGTAAACAAGATATAATTCAACCGTTGATCGAAGCAGTACCATCACCAATGTGCGTCCCAATAACATCGTCAG GTTTTGTAGGATGGCGTTCTGCACAAAAAATTTGCAATTTAGAAATGTTTGGCAGggctattgattataatagaCTAGATACTCGGATGTTAAAATCAGACGATGAGCCAGATCAAAAACAACAGAGATTTATAATTCtaggataa
- the LOC114132879 gene encoding uncharacterized protein LOC114132879 isoform X2: MSNSELQHKESKQTNNNNSSNNNKNNNVKPQQQQQQERRKNKKIDKVQCDGRLKIIINRENELRARWPERWGFYSKNNVERMWSENAVNLGLPENFIDLRRQKLRKQDIIQPLIEAVPSPMFCRMAFCTKNLQFRNVWQGY, from the exons ATGTCTAACTCTGAGCTGCAGCACAAAGAATCGAAACAgactaataataacaacagcagtaataataataaaaataataatgttaaaccacagcagcagcaacagcaagAAAGGAGAAAGAATAAAAAGATAGATAAGGTGCAATGTGACGGAAGATT gaaaattataataaacagagAAAATGAATTGAGAGCCAGATGGCCAGAACGATGGGGGttttattcgaaaaataaCGTGGAAAGA ATGTGGAGCGAAAATGCTGTCAATTTGGGACTACCAGAAAACTTTATTGATCTCAGAAGACAGAAACTACGTAAACAAGATATAATTCAACCGTTGATCGAAGCAGTACCATCACCAAT GTTTTGTAGGATGGCGTTCTGCACAAAAAATTTGCAATTTAGAAATGTTTGGCAGggctattga